From one Sulfurovum sp. UBA12169 genomic stretch:
- a CDS encoding peptidylprolyl isomerase (rotamase C; accelerates isomerization of the peptidyl prolyl bond), which yields MKTASARHILVKDEVLCNELKKKINAGEISFEEAARDHSLCPSGTKGGELGNFRQGQMVPEFDKVVFSDEVGVVHGPVKTQFGYHLLEITRRS from the coding sequence ATGAAAACAGCAAGTGCCAGACATATTTTAGTAAAAGACGAAGTCCTCTGTAATGAACTTAAAAAGAAGATCAATGCAGGAGAAATCAGTTTTGAAGAGGCCGCAAGAGACCATTCGCTCTGTCCATCGGGAACTAAAGGCGGGGAGCTTGGAAATTTCAGACAAGGACAGATGGTTCCTGAATTTGATAAAGTGGTTTTCAGCGATGAGGTCGGAGTTGTTCACGGACCGGTAAAGACACAGTTTGGCTATCATCT
- a CDS encoding ribonuclease HI, producing the protein MQKQTRKQITLYSDGSSLGNPGPGGYGGILEFKGHRKEYSGSDAHTTNNRMELQGVIEGLKLLKEPCDVEIISDSSYVIKAINEWLPGWVNRNFAKVKNVDLWQEYLDVSALHTIKGTWVRGHNGHPENERCDELAKYEAEKIKKKEGLS; encoded by the coding sequence TTGCAAAAGCAAACCCGCAAACAGATTACTCTCTATTCTGATGGCTCCAGCCTTGGCAATCCCGGTCCGGGCGGCTATGGGGGTATACTGGAGTTTAAAGGCCATCGCAAAGAATACAGTGGAAGCGACGCGCATACAACCAATAACCGTATGGAACTTCAAGGCGTCATTGAAGGACTTAAGCTGCTCAAAGAGCCTTGTGACGTCGAAATCATCTCTGACAGTTCTTACGTCATTAAAGCCATCAATGAATGGCTTCCCGGTTGGGTGAATAGAAATTTCGCAAAAGTTAAAAACGTAGATCTATGGCAGGAATATCTTGATGTTTCCGCTTTGCATACCATAAAAGGAACATGGGTGCGAGGCCATAACGGACATCCTGAAAACGAAAGATGCGATGAACTGGCAAAATATGAAGCGGAAAAAATAAAAAAGAAAGAGGGTTTATCATGA
- the dnaG gene encoding DNA primase: MIDNTSIESLKASIDIVDVIGHYIELKKTGANYKACCPFHGEKTPSFVVSPSKQIYHCFGCGAGGDSIKFVMEFEKLSYPEAIEKVASMYSFSLAYTQGSSDYSDTKRVLEALEKWYIKNLDRNPTATKYLLGRGVSHASIEAFGIGYAPGGAEVMQFLQSSLLPLPKAEDAGIIAKGEGGRMYARLVERITFPIYSPSGGLVGFGGRTITNHPAKYINSPQTKLFNKSKLLYGYERAKDTIYKHKKLIVCEGYLDVVMFHQAGFHEAVATMGTALTAEHLPLLRKGDPTIILAYDGDNAGVAAALKAAQMLSVAGFDGGVVLFPGEQDPADLIAKGETQAVAKLLREAKPLIPFVLEKLIQRHDLYSPREKEAAFSEVKQYLEGLSQIIKEAYMPMAATLLGVAPVHFGNQANTVKTKERFSQKRDDVAQLSILKTLLEKPNLIDDVLNVVDVNMFGKYTELFRALIKGEKEHPYLMGLSINESLQVMSESELKDILRNFLIKHYDVRLKHIVADATIPFAKKSFLIRKIKTDIIPRLKRGELVAYESDISI, encoded by the coding sequence ATGATAGATAATACCTCGATAGAATCTTTAAAAGCCAGCATTGATATCGTGGATGTGATAGGCCATTATATAGAATTAAAAAAGACTGGAGCCAATTACAAGGCATGCTGTCCGTTTCACGGAGAAAAAACACCCTCTTTTGTGGTAAGTCCTTCCAAGCAGATTTATCACTGTTTTGGGTGCGGAGCAGGTGGAGACAGTATTAAATTTGTGATGGAGTTTGAAAAGCTTTCTTACCCTGAAGCGATTGAGAAAGTGGCATCGATGTATAGCTTTTCTTTGGCGTACACGCAGGGAAGCAGTGATTATAGCGATACAAAACGTGTGCTTGAAGCTTTGGAAAAATGGTATATAAAAAACCTTGATAGAAATCCTACAGCGACAAAGTATCTTTTAGGCAGGGGGGTAAGCCATGCTTCCATAGAGGCATTTGGGATAGGATACGCGCCTGGAGGAGCAGAAGTGATGCAGTTTTTACAAAGCAGTCTTCTGCCGTTACCAAAAGCAGAAGATGCGGGGATCATTGCTAAAGGAGAAGGCGGGAGGATGTATGCCAGACTGGTTGAGCGTATCACTTTTCCTATCTATTCGCCTAGCGGGGGATTGGTAGGATTTGGAGGGCGAACCATCACAAACCATCCCGCCAAATATATCAACTCGCCTCAAACGAAACTTTTTAATAAGTCAAAACTGCTTTATGGATATGAGCGTGCCAAAGACACTATCTATAAGCATAAAAAATTGATCGTATGCGAAGGCTATCTTGATGTGGTGATGTTCCATCAGGCAGGATTTCATGAGGCTGTTGCTACAATGGGTACTGCGTTGACAGCGGAACATTTGCCACTGCTGCGCAAGGGGGATCCTACAATCATCTTGGCATACGACGGTGACAATGCCGGAGTGGCAGCGGCACTGAAGGCAGCGCAAATGTTAAGTGTTGCGGGATTTGACGGCGGGGTTGTTCTGTTCCCTGGAGAGCAAGATCCCGCAGATCTTATTGCCAAAGGAGAAACACAAGCTGTCGCCAAGCTTCTTCGTGAAGCGAAACCGCTCATCCCTTTTGTGCTGGAAAAATTGATCCAAAGGCACGATCTCTATAGCCCCAGAGAAAAAGAGGCAGCTTTTAGCGAAGTTAAACAGTATCTTGAGGGATTAAGCCAGATCATCAAGGAGGCCTACATGCCTATGGCAGCCACACTTTTGGGCGTAGCTCCTGTGCATTTTGGCAATCAGGCAAATACGGTTAAAACAAAAGAGCGTTTCAGCCAAAAAAGAGACGACGTAGCACAGCTAAGCATTCTCAAAACGCTTTTGGAAAAACCGAATCTCATAGATGATGTCTTAAATGTGGTTGACGTGAATATGTTTGGAAAATATACAGAACTTTTTAGGGCACTCATTAAGGGAGAAAAGGAACATCCTTATCTGATGGGTCTTTCTATCAATGAGAGTTTGCAGGTAATGAGTGAATCAGAACTCAAAGACATTTTGCGCAATTTTTTAATCAAGCACTACGATGTGAGGCTCAAACATATCGTTGCAGACGCAACTATTCCTTTTGCAAAAAAGAGTTTTTTGATACGTAAAATAAAAACCGATATAATACCCAGATTAAAACGAGGAGAGCTGGTAGCCTATGAGAGCGATATCTCTATTTAG
- a CDS encoding ATP-binding protein: MRAISLFSGGLDSMIAIKLMRDQGIDVTAVHIKTGFGGTKDIGVILKERAKMAGADFRTIDVREEYIQKVLFSPKYGYGKNFNPCIDCHGYMFRVGKAVMEELDASFIFSGEVIGQRPMSQRHDALKQVSTIAEDKEEKLILRPLSAKLMEPTTPELEGWVDREKLLDISGRSRERQLALAASYGWEDYESPGGGCLLTEAHYSERIREFIAYDEFEVEDIEILKFGRQFRLPDGAKLTVGRDQEDNAGLERIQSDKYVSVKLPISGPFSLLSADASKEERVLAARVAITYAKSKSEERYAVEVNGETITVSPFAKKEEAQRYFFNAKK, from the coding sequence ATGAGAGCGATATCTCTATTTAGCGGAGGACTTGACAGCATGATTGCTATCAAGTTGATGAGGGATCAGGGTATCGATGTGACCGCGGTACATATCAAGACAGGATTTGGCGGTACAAAAGATATCGGTGTGATACTCAAAGAACGTGCTAAGATGGCAGGAGCTGATTTTCGTACAATCGATGTACGGGAGGAGTATATCCAAAAGGTATTGTTTTCGCCCAAATACGGTTATGGAAAAAACTTCAATCCCTGTATAGATTGTCACGGCTATATGTTCCGTGTAGGCAAAGCCGTCATGGAAGAGTTGGACGCTTCATTTATCTTCTCGGGCGAAGTTATCGGTCAGCGTCCGATGAGCCAGCGTCATGACGCGCTCAAGCAAGTCAGCACGATTGCTGAGGATAAAGAGGAGAAACTTATCCTGCGTCCGTTGTCTGCGAAATTGATGGAGCCGACAACGCCCGAACTTGAAGGGTGGGTCGACAGAGAAAAACTTCTTGATATTTCAGGAAGAAGCAGAGAGCGCCAGCTGGCGCTGGCAGCATCGTATGGATGGGAAGACTACGAGAGCCCGGGCGGAGGGTGCCTGCTCACAGAAGCTCACTACTCTGAGCGTATCCGCGAGTTTATAGCGTATGATGAATTTGAGGTTGAAGATATCGAGATCCTGAAATTTGGCAGACAATTCAGGCTGCCAGACGGAGCCAAACTGACAGTAGGAAGAGACCAAGAGGACAACGCAGGATTGGAGCGCATCCAAAGCGATAAGTACGTCAGTGTAAAACTTCCTATATCCGGACCTTTTTCGCTTTTAAGTGCCGATGCGAGCAAAGAAGAAAGAGTTTTGGCCGCCAGAGTGGCCATTACGTATGCAAAAAGCAAATCCGAAGAGCGTTATGCCGTTGAGGTAAACGGCGAGACGATAACCGTCTCTCCTTTTGCCAAAAAAGAAGAGGCCCAACGATACTTTTTTAATGCGAAAAAATAA
- a CDS encoding chorismate synthase codes for MNTFGKKLTLTTFGESHGKAIGCILDGLPAGLPIDEEFIQSELDRRKPGKSPLETGRKEEDKVEILSGVFEGLSTGTPIAMVIYNANQKSKDYDNIKDLFRPGHADFTYFHKYGLRDHRGGGRSSARETAARVAGGAIAKLMLRELGIIIQSGLCEVDGIKSHVQDFAHAKTSKLYALDPVMEKAQEAAILNAKNNHDSVGGVVLTTATGVPVGLGEPLYYKLDAALAEAMMGINAAKAVEIGEGIASTHLKGSQNNDEITLNGFKSNHAGGILGGISNGDTVIVKTHFKPTPSIFKPQQTITTQNNEVICELKGRHDPCVAIRGAVVCETMMALVLADMVLLNMGKKMEHLKALYSKK; via the coding sequence ATGAATACTTTTGGCAAAAAACTCACGCTTACCACTTTTGGAGAATCTCACGGAAAAGCAATTGGCTGCATCCTTGACGGTTTGCCTGCCGGTTTGCCCATAGATGAGGAATTTATCCAGTCTGAACTTGATCGCAGAAAGCCGGGCAAAAGCCCTCTTGAAACAGGAAGGAAAGAAGAAGACAAAGTAGAGATACTCTCCGGTGTCTTTGAAGGGTTAAGCACGGGCACACCTATTGCAATGGTCATCTATAATGCCAATCAAAAGTCCAAAGATTATGACAATATCAAAGATCTTTTTCGGCCCGGGCATGCAGATTTTACCTACTTTCACAAATACGGATTAAGGGATCATAGAGGCGGAGGCCGCAGCTCGGCCAGAGAGACTGCCGCAAGAGTCGCAGGCGGAGCGATAGCCAAACTGATGCTGCGGGAACTTGGTATCATCATACAAAGCGGGCTTTGTGAAGTGGACGGCATCAAAAGCCATGTGCAGGATTTTGCCCATGCAAAAACCAGCAAACTCTACGCCCTTGATCCCGTTATGGAAAAAGCGCAGGAGGCAGCCATTCTTAATGCCAAAAATAACCATGACTCCGTAGGAGGCGTTGTGCTGACCACAGCCACAGGCGTTCCTGTGGGACTAGGTGAACCCCTTTATTACAAACTTGATGCGGCGCTAGCTGAAGCAATGATGGGTATCAATGCTGCCAAAGCTGTAGAGATCGGCGAGGGCATCGCCAGCACCCACCTCAAAGGCAGCCAAAATAATGACGAAATTACTTTGAACGGATTTAAAAGCAATCATGCCGGTGGCATACTCGGAGGCATCAGCAATGGCGATACCGTTATCGTTAAAACACACTTTAAACCCACCCCGTCCATCTTTAAACCGCAGCAAACCATTACAACGCAGAACAATGAGGTTATATGCGAACTCAAAGGCCGTCATGACCCCTGCGTGGCAATCCGAGGTGCCGTTGTCTGTGAAACAATGATGGCACTGGTGCTTGCCGATATGGTGCTTCTTAATATGGGTAAAAAAATGGAACATCTCAAAGCGCTTTATAGCAAAAAATAA
- a CDS encoding ribonuclease III produces the protein MNNYSQLEKRLNYTFKNKQLIIEALTHKSYKKPYNNERLEFLGDAVLDLIVGEYLFSKFPNSNEGFLSKIRASLVNESGFTLLAKAINLGNYIFLSPAEENNNGRKKPSLLSNAFEAIIGAIYLEGGLQAAREIAVALLEENYPQIDLQSLSKDYKTALQELTQATHGVTPSYELLSSFGPDHKKEFEIAVILDNTTIATAKGKSKKEAQQRAAQIALEALKI, from the coding sequence ATGAACAACTACAGTCAACTTGAAAAACGGTTGAATTATACATTTAAAAATAAGCAATTGATTATTGAGGCTTTAACCCATAAAAGTTACAAAAAGCCTTACAATAATGAGCGGCTTGAATTTTTGGGAGATGCCGTCCTTGATCTGATCGTAGGTGAGTATCTCTTTAGTAAATTTCCAAATTCTAATGAAGGTTTTTTGTCGAAAATACGGGCATCACTTGTCAACGAAAGCGGCTTTACGCTACTGGCAAAAGCGATCAATTTAGGCAACTACATTTTTCTTTCTCCGGCTGAGGAAAATAACAACGGACGAAAAAAGCCTTCTTTGCTTTCCAACGCTTTTGAAGCCATCATTGGGGCGATTTACCTTGAGGGCGGTCTGCAGGCTGCAAGAGAAATTGCAGTTGCCTTACTCGAAGAAAATTATCCTCAAATCGATTTGCAATCGCTTTCAAAAGATTACAAAACTGCTTTACAGGAATTGACACAGGCGACACATGGGGTGACCCCTTCTTATGAGTTGTTGAGCTCTTTTGGCCCCGATCATAAAAAAGAATTTGAAATTGCAGTTATTTTAGACAATACCACCATTGCAACGGCAAAAGGAAAAAGCAAAAAAGAGGCGCAACAAAGAGCAGCACAGATCGCACTGGAGGCATTAAAGATATGA
- a CDS encoding ribonuclease HII: MFSKPLCGIDEAGRGPLAGPLVMAGVVLGVSMKGAGLMDSKKLTEKKREALYEEIVKNARFHIVSFSAAQIDAWGLSKCLQKGLQSIQEHLPQCDYLFDGNSTFGAKQINTMVKADEKIAEVSAASILAKVTRDREMKALAQKYPQYGFENHKGYGTREHIQALRKYDRCEVHRRTFRIKELDEPSLFKF; this comes from the coding sequence ATGTTTAGTAAACCTCTTTGCGGCATCGATGAGGCGGGAAGAGGCCCTTTAGCGGGTCCACTTGTCATGGCCGGAGTAGTACTGGGTGTATCCATGAAAGGTGCGGGATTGATGGATTCCAAAAAGCTCACTGAAAAAAAAAGAGAAGCACTTTATGAGGAGATCGTTAAAAATGCCCGTTTCCATATTGTCTCTTTTTCGGCGGCACAAATTGATGCATGGGGACTTTCAAAATGTTTACAAAAAGGTTTACAGAGTATACAGGAGCACTTGCCGCAGTGTGATTATCTTTTTGATGGAAACAGCACGTTTGGAGCAAAGCAGATAAATACTATGGTTAAGGCAGACGAAAAGATAGCCGAGGTCAGTGCGGCGAGTATTTTGGCAAAAGTAACGCGAGACAGAGAGATGAAAGCTTTGGCTCAAAAATATCCGCAATACGGTTTTGAAAATCACAAAGGATATGGAACCAGAGAGCATATTCAGGCGCTCCGCAAGTATGACAGATGCGAGGTGCATCGCCGAACCTTTCGGATAAAAGAACTCGATGAGCCGTCGTTGTTCAAATTTTAA